One window from the genome of Spirosoma rhododendri encodes:
- a CDS encoding PQQ-dependent sugar dehydrogenase — protein sequence MLLTLLASLCFWAAPTDTISDYYTIETIPTPAGLTVETGGLTFLPDGRLAACFHRGEVMLYNPKTKTWKLFAEGLHDPLGILAVSNRELLVMQRPELTRLTDTNGDGVADTYETVADQFGMSGNYHEFAFGPVRDSKGNLYISLNTASNGAGIRDELRGQYDSLGRPGRMYACVPYRGWVMQITPNGKVKPYASGFRSPNGLGIDAQGRLLVTDNQGDWLGTSKLYNVEEGKFYGHPTSLVWRPGFPDIDPLTLSPQTLDSMRTVESIAFPHEIMAHSPTQMVVDNSGGKFGPFAGQTFVGEMDFPHLLRVLPDMVDGQMQGACVPFFAKGGSNGTPLRIGNNRLAFSPDGSLWLGQTDHGWLGDRGLQRIRYTGGTPLDILAMTLTPTGFDLTFTQPVDEATARQLANYQVRSYYYEYHRAYGSPQKDVQTVPVTAVQLSPDRRTVSLTLSQLRPKRIYELHLAKLTAGSKQLMNSVICYTLNRLRTPAVGRAN from the coding sequence ATGCTGCTCACCCTCCTGGCATCGCTGTGTTTCTGGGCTGCCCCCACCGATACGATTTCGGACTATTACACCATCGAAACGATTCCGACACCTGCCGGTCTGACGGTCGAAACGGGCGGGCTAACCTTTCTGCCCGACGGGCGACTGGCAGCCTGCTTTCACCGGGGTGAGGTAATGTTGTACAACCCCAAAACAAAGACTTGGAAGCTGTTTGCCGAAGGTCTGCACGATCCGCTGGGCATACTCGCAGTCAGCAATCGTGAACTGCTGGTGATGCAACGCCCCGAACTGACCCGCCTGACCGATACCAACGGCGACGGTGTGGCCGATACCTACGAAACGGTAGCCGACCAGTTTGGTATGTCGGGCAACTACCACGAATTTGCGTTCGGCCCCGTCCGCGACAGCAAGGGTAATCTGTACATCAGCCTGAACACAGCATCCAACGGCGCGGGTATCCGTGACGAGTTACGGGGACAGTACGACTCGCTGGGACGGCCGGGGCGGATGTATGCCTGCGTACCCTACCGGGGCTGGGTTATGCAGATTACGCCCAATGGCAAAGTGAAACCGTATGCCAGTGGCTTTCGGTCGCCAAATGGTCTTGGCATCGACGCGCAGGGGCGGCTACTGGTCACCGACAACCAGGGCGACTGGCTCGGTACCAGTAAACTCTACAACGTGGAAGAAGGTAAGTTCTACGGTCACCCAACGAGTCTGGTCTGGCGACCCGGCTTTCCCGATATCGACCCGCTGACGCTTTCGCCCCAAACCCTCGACAGCATGCGGACGGTCGAAAGTATCGCTTTTCCGCACGAGATTATGGCGCACTCGCCTACCCAGATGGTAGTCGACAACAGCGGTGGCAAATTTGGCCCTTTCGCTGGTCAGACGTTCGTTGGCGAGATGGATTTTCCGCACCTGCTGCGCGTTTTGCCCGACATGGTCGACGGACAGATGCAGGGCGCATGCGTACCTTTTTTCGCGAAAGGTGGGTCGAACGGGACACCGCTGCGGATTGGCAACAATCGACTGGCTTTTTCGCCCGACGGTAGTTTATGGCTGGGCCAAACCGACCACGGCTGGCTGGGCGACCGGGGCCTTCAGCGCATCCGATACACGGGCGGTACGCCACTCGATATTCTGGCGATGACACTCACCCCAACCGGATTCGATCTGACATTCACGCAGCCCGTCGACGAAGCCACTGCCCGTCAGCTGGCAAACTATCAAGTCCGCTCCTACTATTACGAGTACCACCGCGCCTACGGCTCGCCACAGAAAGACGTACAGACGGTGCCAGTTACCGCAGTACAACTCTCGCCCGACCGCCGAACGGTATCGCTGACGCTATCGCAACTGCGTCCGAAGCGTATTTACGAGCTGCATCTGGCCAAGCTGACCGCCGGTTCGAAGCAATTGATGAACTCCGTTATCTGCTACACATTGAATCGGCTTCGTACGCCCGCTGTCGGCCGGGCAAACTAG
- a CDS encoding plastocyanin/azurin family copper-binding protein — protein MYKSLLLLTALLLNLSAWAQRDTTITITTSGGLQFDQKRLVVKPNTRLHLVFLNKDDMAHNLVVTRPNARLRVVEFALALGDKGPAMHHVPAMDDVLAHTVSVEPGAADSLTVRVADGAYPFVCTYPGHGAVMYGVVYATNEPEKLPDPKTDRNLPNLDRVAEVGMHQHAKASGHPYPLTLPAVCRTFMADCGPAAIAVGLPGADGGQSYVFDAGSCRLRYAWSGGFVDNTEQWDGKGQRFTTVVGDIYYRDTDGFPWRVGSQTPVVQFKGYRLIDRYPEFRYLVNGVEIRELVRARAGGRGLVRTFTISPTRQPLTFNATAQPGIQYKPSAGRLQNNQVRLPAGTRQFSLTLSTL, from the coding sequence ATGTATAAATCACTGTTGCTGCTGACTGCCTTGCTGCTGAATCTGTCGGCGTGGGCACAGCGCGATACAACAATTACCATTACGACGTCGGGCGGGTTGCAGTTCGATCAGAAGCGATTGGTTGTGAAGCCGAACACGCGGTTGCATCTGGTTTTTCTCAACAAAGACGACATGGCCCATAACCTCGTCGTTACCCGGCCGAACGCCCGGCTGCGGGTGGTTGAGTTTGCGCTGGCGCTGGGCGACAAAGGGCCTGCCATGCATCACGTTCCGGCTATGGATGATGTGCTGGCGCATACCGTCAGTGTGGAGCCCGGTGCTGCTGATTCGTTGACGGTCAGGGTAGCCGACGGCGCTTACCCGTTTGTTTGCACCTATCCGGGGCACGGAGCCGTCATGTACGGTGTCGTTTACGCAACGAATGAGCCGGAGAAGCTGCCCGACCCCAAAACCGACCGCAACCTGCCCAATCTGGATCGCGTAGCCGAAGTTGGTATGCACCAGCACGCCAAAGCGTCGGGGCACCCCTATCCGCTGACACTCCCCGCCGTCTGCCGAACGTTTATGGCCGACTGCGGCCCGGCGGCTATCGCGGTCGGCCTGCCCGGTGCCGATGGTGGCCAATCGTACGTGTTCGACGCGGGTTCGTGTCGACTGCGTTATGCGTGGTCGGGGGGCTTTGTCGACAATACGGAGCAATGGGACGGGAAAGGGCAGCGGTTTACCACCGTTGTGGGCGACATCTACTACCGCGATACCGACGGGTTTCCGTGGCGGGTAGGTAGCCAAACGCCCGTTGTGCAGTTCAAAGGCTACCGCCTGATCGACCGGTACCCGGAATTCCGGTATCTGGTCAATGGTGTGGAAATCCGTGAACTGGTCCGGGCACGGGCGGGTGGTCGCGGGCTGGTGCGAACGTTTACCATTTCCCCCACCCGGCAACCACTGACCTTTAACGCCACGGCTCAGCCGGGCATTCAGTACAAACCTTCGGCCGGGCGGCTACAAAACAATCAGGTTCGGCTACCGGCTGGTACGCGTCAGTTTTCGCTTACGCTCTCAACGCTTTAA
- the meaB gene encoding methylmalonyl Co-A mutase-associated GTPase MeaB — protein MRHRLTPEQYADGIRQGDRLLLSRAITLVESRRADDQALAQAVLGRILPDAGKAIRVGITGVPGVGKSTFIESFGTHLTQLGHKLAVLAIDPTSQRSGGSLLGDKTRMETLSMNPSAYIRPSPAGDSLGGVAHHTRETMLLCEAAGFDVILVETVGVGQSETVVHGLVDFFLLLMLAGAGDELQGMKRGIMELADGLAITKADGDNVPLARRAQLDYANALHLFPPTGTGWSPPVLTCSALSGEGIPLLWQTIVDHQRQMQQNGVFLQRRQEQQLTWFRALLRHQLDSRFYNQSGMREQLAALEAQIRQGTLLPVAAVQVLLASE, from the coding sequence ATGCGTCACCGTCTTACGCCCGAACAGTACGCCGATGGTATCCGGCAGGGCGACCGACTATTGTTGAGTCGGGCTATTACGCTGGTTGAAAGTCGCCGGGCCGACGATCAGGCATTGGCACAGGCGGTACTGGGGCGAATACTGCCCGATGCCGGCAAGGCAATTCGGGTGGGCATTACGGGTGTACCGGGCGTGGGAAAAAGCACGTTTATCGAGTCGTTTGGCACACACCTGACGCAACTCGGCCATAAGCTGGCGGTGCTTGCCATTGACCCAACCAGTCAGCGATCGGGCGGGAGTTTACTGGGCGACAAAACGCGCATGGAAACGCTGTCGATGAACCCGTCGGCTTACATACGGCCTTCCCCGGCGGGCGACTCGCTGGGCGGGGTTGCCCATCACACCCGCGAAACGATGCTGCTCTGCGAAGCGGCAGGTTTCGACGTGATTCTGGTCGAGACGGTGGGCGTTGGGCAGTCGGAAACAGTCGTACATGGGTTGGTCGATTTCTTTCTGCTGTTGATGCTGGCTGGCGCGGGCGACGAGTTGCAGGGGATGAAACGGGGGATCATGGAACTGGCCGACGGACTGGCCATCACCAAAGCTGATGGCGACAACGTACCCCTCGCCCGACGCGCCCAACTCGACTACGCCAACGCCCTGCACTTGTTTCCACCCACCGGCACGGGTTGGTCGCCCCCGGTATTGACCTGCTCAGCACTGTCCGGCGAGGGCATACCGTTACTCTGGCAGACGATCGTCGATCATCAGCGGCAGATGCAGCAAAACGGTGTGTTTCTACAACGTCGGCAGGAACAGCAGCTCACCTGGTTTCGCGCTCTGCTCCGACACCAGCTCGACAGCCGTTTCTACAATCAGTCGGGAATGCGGGAACAACTCGCAGCGCTGGAAGCGCAGATCCGGCAGGGAACGTTGCTTCCCGTTGCCGCCGTTCAGGTATTGTTAGCGAGTGAGTAG
- a CDS encoding 2-C-methyl-D-erythritol 4-phosphate cytidylyltransferase, which produces MKADIPKQFLLLRDKPILQHTLERFLAVLPASQLILVLPAREQDSWRALCEQHQFFPGIQTIDGGASRFQSVRCGLAAIPTTGTLVAVHDGVRPFISPDIIQNSFDTAERLGSAVTAVLVKDSVRIVDADGRSRAVDRRQYQLVQTPQTFRLDWFRQAFAVDEQPFFTDCASVLEFSGFPISLIEGAYENIKITTPDDLR; this is translated from the coding sequence ATGAAAGCCGATATACCCAAGCAGTTTCTGCTGCTGCGCGACAAGCCCATTCTACAACACACGCTTGAACGCTTTCTGGCCGTTCTGCCAGCGTCGCAACTCATTCTGGTGCTACCCGCCCGTGAGCAGGATAGCTGGCGGGCTCTCTGCGAACAACACCAGTTTTTTCCCGGTATTCAGACCATCGACGGCGGAGCATCCCGATTTCAGTCGGTACGGTGCGGCCTGGCGGCTATCCCCACAACAGGCACGCTGGTTGCGGTACACGACGGCGTCCGACCGTTTATTTCACCTGACATTATCCAGAACAGCTTTGACACAGCCGAACGGCTGGGATCGGCGGTGACGGCGGTACTGGTAAAAGATTCCGTGCGTATAGTCGACGCCGATGGGCGCAGCCGCGCCGTTGACCGGCGGCAGTATCAGCTTGTACAAACGCCCCAAACGTTTCGGCTCGACTGGTTCCGGCAGGCGTTTGCAGTTGACGAGCAGCCATTTTTTACCGACTGCGCCAGTGTGCTGGAGTTTTCGGGCTTCCCAATTTCGTTGATCGAAGGAGCCTATGAGAATATCAAAATCACGACCCCCGACGATTTACGCTGA